A genome region from Hymenobacter tibetensis includes the following:
- a CDS encoding SBBP repeat-containing protein, whose amino-acid sequence MKQAFTRLLPVAAGLLLCVPATQAQNSPSQAASRGLKLSPTRSSSELVLPAGAPALRHALPVVGNRPAKPQASHHSLARASAKSASLADATPTQTRANITEPVRQAWATGPDNFTLVDMVVDDAGNTYVTGTGGNNSDYITEKYSPTGQRVWQRIYNGSPATSSTDTPVAMALDGSGNVVVTGTSFISPPPTSSGSREDFATVKYSPSGQLLWTARYNGGNYQDIAADVAIDGLGNVYVTGTTRLTFNSQNSEAVTVKYSVNGTQQWTTTTTNSSGLTTARNVAVSGASASVFVTSGGALRKYSSETGQQLWAIFGAFTSIFIGADVFTTGTSNNDYVTARYSEATGQQLWQATYDGPGNAVDGAANLVMDDYGDVFVTGSSGNDFATLKYNKTTGQQLWEARYNSPIGGNDVAYELVPDRAGNTYVTGSSVTANGDRDFNTVKYSPIGEQLWQIQYSGPNNTNDVATEIALDANDNVYVGGGRTIVKYEQSTIQDTWAARFNGAANSDDLAVDVAIDRVGNAYVAGYSYNGSSWDYVTAKYSAIGTPLWAVTYNGAASSDDLPSSIAVERDGTVYVTGTSYSSARGRYDYVTLKYSTTGQLLWEAHSFASASSDDLATDVVIGPDGNPVVTGTSYSGSQSDYVTRKYAAATGTQVWAATYNGPANSYDLVKDLGVDNQGNVAVTGTSDAGATSGYDYATVKYNGINGQQQWVARHAGAGSSYDEATALTTDGPGYVTVTGYADNGSGYDYTTLQYTAANGLLSWTARYNGPANSYDEASDIAADLGGNIVVTGRSYNSSGNSDYATVKYVRVTGQQLWATVYNGSATGNDEATAVAIDYANNVYVTGYSTTPDGTDGYATVRYSGSGQQEWEERYNGPGNSYDEPAALVVDGTGNAYVTGFSVGAGTGYDFATLKYPQSGAMAALVAASPSDAASVLAVTPASKSEQDLSVYPNPAVGETSVSFRPASDGVAQVLVYNQQGRQVASLYTGAVHKGQRYTLALDGQKLAPGLYTCSLLVDGKRETVRLVIGH is encoded by the coding sequence ATGAAACAAGCGTTTACCCGTTTGCTGCCCGTGGCAGCAGGCTTGCTCCTTTGTGTGCCTGCAACCCAGGCGCAGAACAGCCCCTCCCAGGCCGCCAGCCGGGGGCTGAAATTATCCCCTACGCGCAGCAGTAGTGAACTGGTGCTGCCAGCTGGCGCGCCGGCTTTGCGTCATGCCTTGCCGGTAGTGGGCAACAGGCCCGCTAAGCCGCAGGCCAGCCACCATTCGTTAGCCCGCGCTAGTGCCAAGTCAGCCAGCCTAGCCGATGCAACTCCAACCCAAACGCGGGCCAACATCACCGAACCCGTAAGGCAGGCATGGGCCACGGGACCAGATAACTTTACCCTGGTTGATATGGTGGTAGACGACGCCGGCAACACCTATGTAACCGGAACCGGTGGCAACAACTCCGACTACATCACCGAAAAGTATTCGCCCACGGGCCAGCGCGTGTGGCAAAGAATTTACAACGGGTCTCCCGCCACCAGCAGCACCGACACGCCGGTTGCAATGGCCCTGGACGGGTCCGGCAATGTAGTCGTGACGGGTACCTCGTTTATCTCGCCGCCTCCCACCTCTTCGGGTTCGCGCGAAGACTTTGCCACCGTCAAGTATTCGCCGAGCGGGCAATTGCTCTGGACGGCGCGCTACAACGGCGGAAATTACCAAGATATAGCCGCGGACGTGGCCATCGACGGGTTGGGCAACGTGTATGTGACCGGTACGACGAGGCTCACTTTTAACAGCCAGAATTCCGAGGCGGTAACAGTGAAGTATTCGGTGAATGGGACGCAACAATGGACCACTACCACCACCAACAGCAGCGGGTTGACGACTGCCCGCAATGTTGCCGTGAGCGGAGCTAGTGCGAGTGTGTTCGTAACGTCGGGGGGCGCACTCAGGAAATATTCCAGCGAGACCGGTCAGCAGTTGTGGGCGATCTTCGGCGCATTCACCAGCATCTTTATAGGCGCCGATGTGTTTACTACAGGTACCTCCAACAACGATTACGTTACGGCTAGATACAGCGAAGCTACTGGTCAGCAGCTGTGGCAAGCGACGTACGACGGGCCGGGCAATGCAGTGGATGGGGCGGCGAACCTAGTGATGGATGATTACGGCGATGTATTCGTGACCGGTTCTTCCGGCAACGATTTTGCCACGCTCAAGTACAACAAGACCACTGGTCAGCAGCTCTGGGAAGCGCGCTACAATAGCCCAATTGGCGGGAATGATGTCGCCTACGAGCTCGTGCCGGATAGAGCAGGCAACACGTACGTGACGGGTTCGTCTGTGACGGCCAACGGCGACAGAGACTTCAACACGGTCAAGTATTCACCTATAGGCGAGCAGTTATGGCAGATACAGTACAGTGGCCCAAATAACACGAATGACGTAGCCACTGAAATTGCGTTAGATGCCAACGACAACGTGTATGTAGGCGGCGGCCGTACGATCGTGAAGTACGAGCAAAGCACCATACAGGACACGTGGGCAGCGCGCTTCAACGGCGCGGCTAACAGTGACGATCTGGCGGTGGATGTGGCCATCGATAGGGTAGGCAATGCGTACGTAGCGGGCTACTCCTACAATGGCAGCAGCTGGGACTATGTTACCGCCAAGTATTCGGCCATCGGCACGCCGTTGTGGGCCGTCACCTACAACGGGGCGGCCAGCAGTGACGATTTGCCCTCAAGCATCGCTGTGGAAAGGGACGGCACCGTGTACGTGACGGGCACCAGCTACAGTAGCGCCCGTGGGCGCTACGACTACGTGACGCTCAAGTATTCGACCACCGGCCAACTGCTCTGGGAGGCCCATTCCTTTGCTTCCGCCAGCAGCGACGATCTGGCCACGGACGTCGTCATCGGCCCAGATGGCAACCCCGTGGTGACGGGCACCTCCTACAGCGGCAGCCAGAGCGACTACGTGACGCGCAAATACGCCGCGGCCACCGGCACGCAAGTGTGGGCGGCCACCTACAACGGCCCGGCCAACAGCTACGATTTAGTGAAAGATCTGGGCGTCGATAACCAAGGCAACGTGGCCGTAACCGGCACCTCCGATGCCGGTGCTACTAGCGGCTACGACTACGCCACCGTGAAGTACAACGGTATCAATGGCCAGCAGCAGTGGGTGGCGCGCCACGCCGGCGCGGGCAGCAGCTACGACGAGGCCACGGCTCTGACTACCGATGGCCCGGGCTACGTGACCGTGACGGGCTACGCCGATAACGGCAGCGGCTACGACTACACCACGCTCCAGTACACCGCCGCCAACGGCCTGCTTTCGTGGACGGCGCGCTACAACGGCCCTGCCAACAGCTACGACGAGGCCAGTGACATAGCCGCCGACCTAGGCGGCAACATCGTCGTAACTGGTCGGTCGTACAACAGCAGCGGCAACAGCGACTACGCCACGGTTAAGTACGTAAGGGTAACAGGGCAGCAGCTGTGGGCCACGGTGTACAACGGCTCGGCTACCGGCAACGATGAGGCCACGGCCGTGGCCATTGACTACGCCAACAACGTGTACGTAACTGGTTACTCCACCACCCCCGATGGTACCGACGGCTACGCCACGGTGAGGTACTCGGGCAGCGGACAGCAGGAGTGGGAGGAGCGCTACAACGGGCCCGGCAACAGCTACGACGAACCCGCCGCTCTGGTAGTTGACGGCACCGGCAACGCTTACGTGACCGGCTTCTCGGTGGGCGCGGGCACGGGCTATGACTTTGCTACGCTCAAGTATCCCCAGAGCGGTGCCATGGCGGCGCTAGTTGCGGCCTCCCCAAGCGACGCGGCGAGCGTGCTGGCCGTAACACCCGCCAGCAAGAGCGAGCAGGACCTGTCAGTGTACCCTAACCCCGCTGTAGGTGAAACTTCGGTGAGCTTCCGCCCTGCCTCGGACGGCGTGGCGCAAGTGTTAGTCTACAATCAACAGGGCCGGCAAGTGGCCTCGCTCTATACCGGAGCCGTGCACAAAGGCCAGCGCTATACCCTAGCTCTTGATGGCCAGAAGTTAGCGCCGGGTCTCTACACCTGCTCGTTGCTGGTAGATGGCAAGCGCGAAACCGTGCGTCTGGTTATCGGCCACTAA
- a CDS encoding SBBP repeat-containing protein — protein MKQAFTRLLPVAAGLLLYVPTAQAQNSQRQAASRESKSPLTQSSELVLPTGAPALRHALPLAKGTAVKKNILTKHALTPTLPAERKGNSTKAALASGPVTGEWVARYAGDGNSYDGVTSVVADAAGNTYVTGYSFQGNTYDYATVKYSPSGQQLWTARYNGGSSGDDIPTGVAVDAAGNVYVTGYSYGTSSTSYNYATVKYSSTGQQLWATIYTSEPRFSTISSDDLATSLAVDAAGNVYVTGSSFGANTAYDYATVKYSSSGQQVWVSRYTGSGFSNESDVATKLVLDGTGNVYVTGTSYRNSESDYATVKYNNSGQQLWVSRYNGPANGYDLVRDVAVDGSGTVYVTGTSDAGSSYDYATVRYSANGQQLWVARYNGAGNTYDEATALATDGQGNVVVTGYADTGSGYDYTTLKYTAASGQQAWVGHYNGPDNSYDEARDVAIDANNNIFVTGRSYNGSGRSDYATVKYAANGQQVWASRYSGTIAGDQAPTSLAVDGSGNVAVSGASPANSNLDIDYATVKYAGASGQQLWVARYTGPSAANTSNEATDLVADAAGNVYVTGSSYNGSNWNYLTIKYSASGQQLWVARLEGRSDASNSTKIALDAAGNVFVTGRNTYVLGGTNDYTTLKYDGASGQQLWVATYGTSTGYIGTHLPTDIAVDAAGNVVITGTSYGGASTSDDYATVKYNGASGQQLWATRYTGPGNGNDEANALALDATGNVYVTGAIDSDEVATNQEYATIKYSASGQQLWEARYAGQGPGRSADVAKDIAVDAAGDVYVTGETENSKLFYNEDYATVKYAGASGQQLWVAIYNSSNDLSDSATDLVVDALGNVYVAGTSYSDTSTDADYTTVKYAAASGQQLWEARYAGITKGFDQPSDLTVDAAGDVYITGNSNEDYATVKYAAASGQQLWEVRYNGPNSLNDAPASVAVNSVGNVFVTGASFNSAFSNADFATIKYVQASGSTSLALATVRATSVTSSKHVQDLSVYPNPMVGQASVSFRPVQDGAAQVLVYNQQGRQVASLYNGTVHKGQRYTLALDGQKLAPGLYTCSLLVDGKRETVRLVINK, from the coding sequence ATGAAACAAGCGTTTACCCGTTTGCTGCCTGTAGCAGCAGGCTTGCTCCTGTATGTGCCTACTGCCCAGGCGCAGAACAGCCAACGCCAAGCTGCCAGTCGAGAGTCGAAGTCACCTCTCACTCAAAGTAGTGAACTGGTGCTGCCAACTGGCGCCCCGGCTTTGCGCCATGCTTTACCGCTGGCTAAAGGAACAGCAGTGAAAAAAAACATTCTTACCAAACATGCCCTTACGCCTACGCTCCCCGCTGAGCGGAAGGGCAACAGCACAAAGGCAGCACTTGCCAGTGGACCTGTTACTGGAGAGTGGGTAGCACGTTACGCTGGAGACGGCAACAGCTATGACGGCGTCACGAGCGTGGTGGCAGATGCGGCTGGTAACACGTACGTGACCGGTTATTCCTTCCAAGGCAACACCTATGATTATGCCACGGTGAAGTATTCGCCTAGTGGTCAGCAACTCTGGACAGCCCGTTATAATGGGGGAAGTTCCGGTGATGATATACCAACCGGTGTAGCTGTAGATGCGGCCGGCAACGTCTATGTGACCGGCTATTCCTATGGCACATCAAGCACCAGTTACAACTACGCCACGGTTAAGTACTCCAGCACGGGGCAGCAACTCTGGGCGACCATTTATACCAGTGAGCCGCGCTTCTCGACCATTAGCAGTGACGACCTAGCTACCAGCCTGGCCGTGGACGCCGCCGGTAATGTTTATGTCACCGGTTCTTCGTTTGGGGCAAATACGGCCTATGATTATGCCACAGTCAAATACTCTAGCTCGGGCCAGCAAGTGTGGGTGAGCCGCTATACGGGCTCCGGGTTCAGCAACGAAAGTGACGTGGCCACCAAACTCGTACTCGATGGCACGGGCAACGTGTATGTGACGGGTACTTCCTACCGCAACAGTGAGAGCGACTACGCCACCGTCAAGTACAACAACAGTGGCCAGCAACTCTGGGTCAGCCGCTATAACGGCCCCGCCAACGGCTACGACTTGGTGCGGGATGTAGCGGTTGACGGGTCAGGCACCGTGTACGTCACGGGCACTTCCGATGCGGGTAGCAGCTACGACTATGCCACGGTACGTTACTCAGCTAACGGCCAGCAACTCTGGGTCGCGCGCTATAACGGGGCAGGTAACACATACGACGAGGCCACGGCCCTGGCCACTGATGGGCAAGGCAATGTGGTTGTAACGGGGTACGCTGACACGGGCAGTGGCTACGACTATACCACCCTCAAATACACGGCCGCTAGTGGCCAACAAGCGTGGGTAGGCCACTACAACGGGCCCGATAATAGCTACGACGAGGCCCGGGATGTGGCCATAGACGCTAACAACAATATTTTTGTGACTGGGCGCTCTTATAATGGTAGTGGCCGGAGCGACTACGCCACGGTTAAGTACGCTGCCAATGGGCAACAGGTGTGGGCCTCACGCTACAGCGGCACCATTGCGGGCGACCAAGCTCCCACCAGCCTCGCCGTAGATGGGTCCGGTAATGTAGCTGTGTCGGGCGCCTCGCCAGCAAACAGCAACCTCGACATCGACTACGCTACTGTTAAATACGCTGGCGCTAGTGGGCAGCAACTGTGGGTGGCGCGCTACACGGGCCCTTCAGCTGCCAACACAAGCAATGAAGCAACAGACCTGGTGGCGGACGCGGCGGGCAACGTATATGTGACGGGGAGCTCCTATAATGGCAGTAACTGGAACTATCTCACCATAAAATATTCGGCCAGCGGGCAGCAGCTGTGGGTAGCCCGATTAGAAGGAAGAAGTGATGCCAGCAATTCAACAAAGATTGCCTTGGATGCCGCTGGAAACGTGTTTGTAACGGGACGTAATACGTACGTTCTGGGAGGAACGAATGACTACACCACCCTCAAGTACGACGGCGCTAGCGGCCAGCAGCTCTGGGTAGCTACCTACGGAACGAGCACCGGCTATATCGGTACGCACCTGCCGACTGATATAGCGGTAGATGCGGCGGGCAACGTGGTGATAACGGGTACCTCCTATGGCGGAGCCAGCACCAGCGACGATTATGCTACGGTCAAGTATAACGGGGCCAGCGGCCAACAGCTGTGGGCTACCCGTTACACGGGACCTGGCAATGGCAATGATGAAGCCAATGCGCTGGCGTTAGACGCAACCGGCAACGTGTACGTGACCGGTGCTATTGACAGTGATGAAGTTGCCACCAACCAGGAGTATGCCACAATAAAATATTCGGCCAGCGGCCAGCAGTTGTGGGAAGCCCGCTACGCCGGCCAGGGCCCTGGCCGGAGCGCTGATGTGGCGAAGGATATAGCCGTAGATGCCGCTGGCGATGTCTACGTAACGGGGGAAACTGAAAACAGCAAGCTCTTTTACAATGAGGATTACGCGACGGTAAAATATGCTGGTGCCAGCGGCCAGCAACTGTGGGTCGCCATCTACAACAGTTCCAACGACCTGAGTGATAGCGCAACCGATCTGGTGGTTGACGCACTAGGCAACGTGTACGTCGCCGGTACTTCTTACAGCGACACGAGCACCGACGCCGATTATACAACTGTTAAATACGCGGCGGCTAGTGGCCAGCAACTCTGGGAAGCGCGTTATGCCGGGATTACCAAAGGGTTTGATCAGCCTTCTGACCTGACCGTAGATGCCGCCGGTGATGTGTATATAACGGGTAATAGCAACGAGGATTACGCGACGGTGAAATATGCTGCCGCCAGTGGCCAGCAACTCTGGGAGGTGCGCTACAATGGACCAAACAGCCTGAATGACGCACCAGCTAGCGTGGCTGTTAATTCAGTGGGTAACGTGTTTGTCACGGGTGCTTCATTTAACAGCGCTTTCTCCAACGCCGACTTTGCTACCATTAAATATGTACAAGCCAGCGGTAGCACTTCTTTAGCTCTAGCAACAGTTCGCGCAACGTCGGTAACTTCCAGCAAGCACGTGCAAGACCTATCGGTGTACCCAAATCCTATGGTTGGACAGGCGTCAGTAAGTTTCCGGCCGGTGCAGGATGGGGCCGCGCAGGTGTTGGTTTACAACCAACAGGGCCGGCAGGTGGCCTCGCTCTACAACGGCACCGTGCACAAAGGCCAGCGCTATACTCTAGCTCTTGACGGTCAGAAGTTAGCACCGGGCTTGTACACCTGCTCGTTGCTGGTGGATGGCAAGCGCGAAACCGTGCGGCTCGTAATCAATAAATAA